Genomic window (Phragmites australis chromosome 5, lpPhrAust1.1, whole genome shotgun sequence):
TGAACTGTGGCCACCACGATCTGGAGGTCACGGGCATCGCCTTCGGCTGCCACATGGGCTGTGTTGGACTCGTTGATAACCTCCACCGTGACCAGGTAGGCTTCGGTAGCCTCGTAGGTTGCGGCCACAACATGCTTCCATCACGCTATCACATCCCAAAATACTAATaatgtaattaagcatgcatgatcGTCATTGCATGTAATTATACATATTTGTTTATAGAGTTGAGTTAAAATATGTTTCAAGTACTTTAGAGATGATTTAGAGCACTTTGAAGAAGCCttaaatacttagaaaaagaTGTAGAGTGAAGATAAGGGGGCACATAAGAAAATTCAGTAAAAACCGCCCTCGTGATCTGATCGGGATTACCCGTGGTCTGATCACCAAGAGTACAACCACGTGGGCTTGCCGCGTGGACTTACCGCGGTCTGACTAGGAGCATTGGCGATCTGGTCGCTAGAGCacagaggctcgacttaagtgAATTGATTaaactctcttgctctctctcacacactcactccctcactctcttccccactccaccttagagagagaaggagagctccacctcaaCATGCATGATGACTGGAGATCGACGGTGGGAACCTCCCCAAGCTCTTCCCGAGCTTCACACCTATTCTCCATCCCTAGAGGCACGCTCATCCAACCTCATGCCTGCACGCTACCCCGGAGCCCGATCTCCGAACTAGAGCTTCTCTGAAGCTTGATCTGCTAGGAAGCTgccatacactaaggtgaggaATCCCCTACTATTTTCCCGTTGTTTCCAAGCTCGATTCGACCCTCATGTCGTTTAGACCctagttcaacctagcctagatccaatcaatgatatattttgagtttagctcagtgaatattgtccaaatcactttagaagcactccactagtcccatagagtgCTTTGGTGTCCTTTGTCgctgaaaatctcatcggaatCCTCGCTGACGACCCCGCAAAGTTGCTACCAGCGAAGGCATTGAAGGTCCATCGGGGGTGTTTCTTGCTGGCAGAGCAGAGTTCCACGCCTGGCGGCGGACCAGGAAGCGGTGGGGGAATCATGGTCCCCGTGGATCCCGTCGGCGTGGCGGCCTAGTCCCCAGATGCCCCCGGCCCTCCGGCGGGGATCCAGTTCCACCGTGTGCGCCCGAACGAGTCATAACGACCCTGGAATTATAGTGAGGAATGCTCAATAGTGATGGAGAGGGAAGACACAATGACCGACGGGAGCGTTGGTGAGAGTAGGAGAAAAAGAGGCGAGAATGCTAGATGAGAACGCCCACTGGCTAAGACTCTTGCTTTATCTACCCAAGGAGGAGTCGATTGCCTCCTTCAAGGCACGGGTGCAAGTTCTACGTCGTCTCATCCCACCATCATAGGGAAGTACAACCGCTCTCCACGACCCTTCAATGCCAAGACGTCGCGCGTCCCACTACAACCCAAATAGAACACGATTACATCACTAACTGTAAGTTGTATTTGATGTCCTCCCCATAGGTGATGTTAGGCATTTTTCCTAACCGCTGGACCGACACTCCCAACTTGAAAACCGTCGGAGGGTTGAGGGCCCATGGTCACGGAGCCAAGGGTtgccggaggccctgctccgagTAGCACGAGGACAGCCGCACCGCAGGCCATCCTCATAAGGGGTTGCTATTAGAGGTAAGCATCAAGGACCTCGACGCCCCTGGGCTCCGCCGATCTAGGCATGAGGACTATCAGACTCGGGACCCCCTCCGAGGCACCATGGCTCCAGAGGGGTCCCGGAGGCCATGCCTTCGGAGCCCTCCGGACTCTTGGAGCCATTAGACCTTCAGAAAGATCAATCAAGAGAGGGCCTGCAGGGGCGTTCCCTACTTACAAtgaagtgaccggcatttaaTACCCGTCCAGTGGTAGCCGTCTGacatgctggtgcaagtggtggccgcctaacatactggtgcaagtggtggtgCCTCACACGCTAGTGCAGTAGGGCACCAGAATAGATGATCAGCTGCTGGGACAACCACCTCACTAGCGGAAGCGATGATTcatggggttgtccctatgccATGTTGGACAAGAAAAGAATTTATATGTCTATCAGTCTCATGTGGGCCCGTTTATACATTCACACTCagaatatcagtataaatattGACCCTTTGCCACCCAGCCAAAGGGAATTGAATTTTCTAAGAACTCTAGTCACTCTTACCTTCTCTACTTCTCCTCAAAACTTGAGCCACTCTTGTGGGCCGGTTCTCATCACACTTTATTCgtgaaagatattttctttcacaaaTAATTTGTATAACAGTTTtacccgacactgatagtcactggcTATCAGCACCGAGTAATCAATAGCAATTTTAAACCGCCACTGATAgcatgttctatagtagtgttaaACAAAAAATGTACTTTATACTAGATAATTTGAACAAATGTTGCAGTTTGCACCATGTTTGGGCTCTGACCGGCTGACTCTCTTTGATCATGCGTTTTTTACCAACAGTTACATTGGTAATTTGGTGTGGGAGGCAAGGCACCTCAGCCGCCATGTTggacaagaggaagaacacaTAGGACAGGGAAGACGGCTCCGCCTCCACTCCAGTATAACATTACTATAAGGAATTTGGGGGTTTCATTTGATCTCTAATCTTGCAGGAGTTATGCCAGTCGATTCGGAAGAGTTTCGACAATCCTTGACATCTGTTGCTGTGACGGTCACGTGACATCCTTTTGTCATCCCGTGTGCCTGAGTCTTTCGAGACGTATGTCGAACACACATGCGACAACCTGGTGATGAGTTTGAAGGGGCAAACCAAACAAGTTTGTTGCGCCTCAAAGGGGACACGTCACACGACCGAATAGATAGCGGCCCAACCAGGACCGTACCGCAGTATACAGGATCCTatgtaaaattaaaattaaatcttTTCTCGAATATAATTGTATGTGtacaattaaaaataaaattaattaatgTTATATGTggtcaatatttataaataaaagaggaattttgaaaaactcataaaaatataataatatctaaACCTCTACTTGACAAGCACTAATTACCACTTATTAAACATAATGGAATGATATTTGTGGAATAtcacatcttttctttttctacggCTATGAGGATAAAGCGCACGCACGCACACACCACACTCACATACTCACTCctacaaataatattattgaaaatacTCATGTGTAATTCAAGGACACTAGGATTTAAACTTTGGTGGCTGAAGTCGTATTCTGATGTATAATATTGCAACTAGAGAAAATAAATCTAGGTGAGTTGTGGTTTATGAAGAGTTTATTTATATTCTATATGCTATACCATATTGTCCAATTTAAACGGGTGATGAAAATTTAGTTGCACCTAAAGGCTAAAACATGCTTAGTACTAGTAGTATAGTTCTATTTAatcttcatatgaaaattcatgaGACGTAGTTGTTCACAGTGAGATAAATGATCAAGTTAACGGACTGCTGACCTAATTAATAACCTAAAATTACATAAATTAAATTGGTAAGTAGGATTAATGATCACATAGAACCATTACAGGATAGGGATCTTGTGCGGTCGCCCATTTTGTACATGCTAATCGATGGCTCTGGGCCTAACTTGCCTTATCCTGGCTTAATGATGAAATCGCCTGAATAATCATCACTATACGTGACATTTTCATTATTCGTCATGAAGGCTTTTCTCACATAAACTCAAATTTCTTGTAGTGAGAAAACCATAACCAATTAAATGGTTGAGGTGGCCATGCTCCCTATTCCTCTTCAGTGTAAACTGCATGCCCTATATCATTCagaaatgcatgatccaaattCCAAAGCCATGGTCTAAGCATGGTTTAAACTGCAATAATTGTCGTAAAGTTCATGGTTCAAAGTGTAATTTTTCTTAAATATAGTTTAAAGTGCACCAAGAGAGATATATAAACCCCCAGTTCGAACTAAAGTTTACTCCATATTTATCACAGAGTGACATGCAGGTTATTAAGTTCAATTTTAGTTTATGACACCGACAAATTTAATTTTGCATATTGATCTCTCGATTAAGAAAAagagtttaaataatttttgAGACCAAAGTCACCAAACTAAGCGTACGAGTGGAGTTAGAAAAACAGAGGGTGGGGAGAGATCACCACAtaccaacaccaacaccaacaccaacaccTCTCTTTTCGATTCTCTATCCTGATCACCTCCGTGGGGTCCGCTATTAGGTTTTAGATTTCTTGGAGAATGGCTGCGTTGTTGTGATGCCACCCACACAACACAAATTCTCTTCGTGCATGTCTGTGTGCCATGCGTTCGGTCCATCTAAAAATGCCAATCCAACCTTATCCCCACTAGATTTGATCCAAACCCATTATTTTGTCAGGACTCTCTCAATACCCTAATATAGCTAGTTTCTTATACATTAATTAGATATTCATATAAGTACAAAATTAATATGACAAGCTATTTAAAGAGGGGAGAGATGAAACTTATTTGTTATAAAAGAAACTAGCTAGTTGAACTATCTACGACCTAAAACACCGTATTTAGGTACTGCAGTTTTTTTTCTAATGCTCCCTCTTCATATTTGATCATTTACGCCCTCCATGACACAAGCATTGCTCACCATTTTCTCTCTGTAAAGTAACATAGACACATAGTTGGCCACATGATCAAAATGATAATTTTAATCATACTACATACAACCATTAATTGTCTTAAAAGATCTAAAGAAACAACATATAAATACTATACATTATAAACTTATTTCTTAACACTAATTTTTTACTTTCTCTTCTTTAAGATATCAACTAAGAAACAAAGTATTAGAAGTGATCTCATGTTGTTTGCAAGAATCTTCCAGCCTAATATCCGTCCTCTGATCTCTGCAAAAACGCAGTGGCCAAACTGAACAAAGACTCTCTTGCTATGATTGTTTTTTGTCTCCAATAGTCTATAGTGGATAGGAGAACAAATTATTCTAAATTTCTAATCACCTAAGATAGTGCAGAAAAACTTTATCCTAAACTTAAATATACACTTTTTTTATATCACTATCCCATGAAAATTTAATTGTTAACTGTTAGGGAACAGGGCTCCCCCAACTGTCACCCCCACCTCCCCTGATTTCAATATATGTAATCATTGTAAATTGTACAGATTTTGGTCTTAGTTTGGTGTTTTAGTgtgttttttttcaaaaactatAGTTATATGGTAAAAACATATATTCATAATTTGTACTTCTGGATGCAACGATATAGTCCAAAATATCTCATATCACGCTATAACAACAAAATCCTTTGCTATTTTCTTTTCAAGATTATATCAGGACTTAGTAAGAGCGGAGCGTCTCGAATATCTCATGCAGGGAGAATAGGCTTTTGTTTTTGGCCTCGgtcacttttttcttttgttttttttttttcatgttttgtCACCCTTCGGGTTTCATTTGAAAAGGAAGCAGACAGACGCTTGCTCGAGGTAAAAACACAACGCTTGCGCCTCAGCAGCGAACAAAATCCGTTGACCACGCATAAAAACACCAAAATTAGCCAGCCCTAGATAAAACCAGGGAGGAGAATATTCTTCTCTGCAGTTCCGGCGGAGTACACACGTCCGGTGAACGTCCCGTGGAGGAGGGCGCCCCGACTTGACTCCGGTGGTTACCCCATAGTGGCGTCACTCCTCCAAGGCGCTCGCTGCTTGAGCGCGGCCCACGGATCTAGCCACCCGTCGCATCGATTTCCCACGGCGGCCCGCTCCGCCCGTGCGGGCATCGGTCCACGGACCCCGCCCACGCACCTGCCACCCCTAACGAGCCGTAATTGCAACGCGAACCCACAACGGTTCGGCGTcaaattctataaaaaataCTCTACGtatttattttctctttcttttcgaCCTAATTATTAAATCAAATCACGAGAAATGAtataggtaagattttagaaaaATCTTTCTAAACAGCGTCTATAAACTTACTGTCTAACGGTTCGACGTAGACTTGGGTCCCTCTCTCCAATCTCGTGGCCCCACCCGTCATCCCCCACCCCCAAATCTTTTGCGTCCATTTCCCAAGTCCCGTTTCGTTTtatcttcctttttttctctctctttaagCGAGGAAACTGTTCCTGTTTTAAGTTGCGTCCCCTTCTCTTCTACGTTGCGTCCGCCGTCTCCCACTCCGTCGTCACCCGACACTCGCGACCTCGCGCTCGCCGCCGGGATCCGGCTCCTTTGCACCCGCCTCGGCAACTCCGCCGCGGTCTAGGTACGGCCCGTGACTCCTAATTCGGGCATGTCTGATCTGGCTGGTTGGGTTGAATTGGTGGTTTGGTTTGCCGAGAATAGTGGCTTCTAGGTCCTGAAATGGTGGGATGAGGTGCTTCGTTTACGGTTCTGGTTGTGTGTATGGACTCGGATGGGAGAAAAATGGCTTGTTTTTGACGAATTTTGTGTGTTCCCGTGGTGATttgagtgtttttttttgttggttagaGCGGAAACGGCCGCGGCTTGGGGAAAACTTTGGGTGCTTATGGGTCAATTTCGGGAAATTTCAGGTGGGAATGGTTGGGGTAGGGATCTCGCAAGGGGTGACCAGAATTGATCCTTCATGTGGAAATTTAGGCGCTTGTGGTTAAGAATTCTTTGGTCTTGGACCTAAATTGAAGATAGCTGAGCGGAAgagactattttttttatccaacTTTGAGTTAATGGAGCAGTAACTTGCCTATTAAGTCGATAGAATTTTTCATTTGTGTGTACATTAGAACATGTGTCACGAAGCTAATAAAGATCCATTTCGTGAATTCGTTGTTGCGTCAATTGGTAGTCCCATTTAAGTGTAGACGATCCAGAATTCTGATAGGGAATTCAGGTCAATCGCATGTGCTTATCATTTAAGGTCGTGATTCTTTCCGTGACGTGCAGGTAAAGAGTTCCTGCTTATTTCTTAATACATTGTTGAGTGGATAAGGTGGTTGTAGTTAGAAAAAAAAGTTGCATCCTTTTGCCACTGAGATTGTATTGAGAATGGTGAATTTTGGACCAAGCTGTGGCAAAAGAGGATCCTTTTGCCAAGTCCGATCCATGTGCTGGTGATCTGTATGGAGGACCAAGAGCAAAGTAAAACTAAAGAAACTATCTTTGCTTCAAATTCTTTTCTTGTGCTGGTCATTTAGCATTATTCTCAAAAGGATGGAATCATTGGCACAAGTGCAGTATCAAATGATTCTCTCGATCTTTTCTATTAAAAAGCCGTATGCTGTTGTTTTTTCCCTTCTAATATGGTAGATCACTAGATCTGAGAGGAGACATGAGATGCTCCATGTAGGCCGCTAGTTTTCCCTTTTGTTCTTATCTGGCTTCGGCTTGTGACTTTTTTAATGGGGAATGTAGATCACATCTAACATGTTCCATTGATTTGATTATTTAATGCTTCCGGTTGATCCAACTGCTGCCTGCCTGATCAGTTTGGATCCCATAAAGTCTATCTGTAACTTCTCCTGCCTTGTTTGCTTTATCCACCATTTTGGATCTGAAGTTTGATAGCTTGTCTAAGAAGAGGGAACAGTCTTGCAGGGGTAAAGCTGCATTTCACTGGTAATGATGCTAATTAATGTTTAAATTGCCCTTACTGGGAGAGTCAATTTATTTAGTTTGCATTCCCTGCAGACTCTGATgtttgcttttttatttttattttgagtgATGCATATTAAGGGATCTGTGACTCATTCATACCATGATTTTTCAGATTAGACCTACCTGATGCCATCTGAATGGTATGGGCAGTGGGTGGTCTCAGCAGTCAGTACCTAAGGAAATTGTCGCCTGTAGGTAGTAAGGCAATGGAGATTTGTGTTTCTGTTTAATGCTTAAGCTTTCCCATTTAACTGTCCATCTAATGCACTTTTCTCATTACCCTTTTCGCTGTTGATTCTGTTTGGCAAACTATGAGGATGCATAGATGTTATAATATCGAACTCTTTGACATGGCTAAGTTAGATTGGCAATGTGAGTTCTCACCGGTGCAGTTCTTAGTGGTCTTTCACATAGCCCTCAACCAATTCTGCACATGTCTTGATAATCTCTCACGGTCTCACCCCGTCTTGCTTATAAGAAGCCTTCTGTTATCATTATCCATTGTTCCATGTAAAGAACATAACCATGCCTTTCTTGACAGATTTTCGAGGAAATGGCAAGAAGTGCTAGAGCAAGGAGGCATGTAGCTCGTCATCTCAGGCCCAACCCATATCCCATTCCTTCGTACCGATGGAAGGCGATGAAAGATTCCAACCGAAAGAAAATACTGCCAGCTGCGCACAAGATGGACTGGGAAGATGCCAACTGTTCTGTGTGCATGGAATACCCCCATAATGCTGTTCTCCTCCTCTGTTCATCTCATGATAAGGGATGTCGCCCTTACATGTGTGGATCTAGCTACCGCCACTCGAATTGCCTTGATCAGTTCAAGAAGGCCTACACCAAGGGTGCATTGCTCGAGGAAGTTCCCGCCAATAGTGTTGGGAGTAACCTAGACTCAGCACCATTGACTGCAGGTGAAAAAACCGAGTCCATTGACCTTGCATGCCCGTTGTGTCGTGGCAAGGTGAAAGGGTGGACAGTGGTAGAACCAGCTCGAAGCTATCTCAATGGAAAAAGGAGAACATGCATGCAGGACGGCTGCTCGTTTGTGGGGACCTATAAGGAACTCAGCAAGCATATCAAGTCAGAGCACCCTCTTGCAAAGCCAAGGGAAGTGGATCCAGTCCTTGAACAGAAGTGGAGATTACTCGAGATTGAAAGAGAGAGGCAAGATGCGCTCAGTACTATTACTGCCACTATGGGGAGGGCTGTTGTTTTTGGTGACTATGTGCTAGACTTGGAGGATGGAGTGGACTTGGAGGATGTAGAAAGTgatgctgatgctgatgctgatgATGGCCATGGGACGGAAAACACTCGAAGGATGCTATTATTTATAATGCGTCAAGTTGCTCAGCATCATCAGAACCAAAGGCTTCAGAATGCAAACGGTGCATCTGACAGCGCAGAGGAGAATTATGTGATGAGCAGCAGTGCCAATGGAACCACACCTTACCCTTACCCCTTGGAAGGCGAGGATGAGGATGGTACGGTTATGACCGGAGGCAGAAGCACTGATGTGCTCAGAccagagcggcggcggcggcgccaccgtAGGAACCGTGGAAGATTGTTTTTAGGTGCTAATTGAGAAGACAGGCTTTTACCACCAGAGGAGCACATGCACAAATGATTCCCTGCTGTCTGGCATTCATCAATTTCAGCCTCAGTTTACTTTTCATGATCATGTACGATGTAGTTATCTTAACATCAGCTCATTGTTTCCCATCGATGTCTGTTCTCACATTCTTTGTTGAAAAGGAAAATACCGCATCCATCTTGTGCTGTTTGTGTAGCCTTATTTCTGTCGTTACCACTGATTCAGTTGCTATGCTGATCCTGCAGAGATTGAATTTAGAGGTCGCATAAACATTTGTTCTGCAGCATGAAGTTCAGTTGAGAATTGCGCATGTGCTGGTCTGGGAGTCTGGGTCTGCCGACCAGAAGCGGTAGTCCTTCCCAGACAGTACCAACTATGAACACAATGCAATGCAGTGTACTTGGCAATTCAACGCCTACACCACCATATAAACTCGAACCCTTCAATCTTGACAACAGTTAGAACACACAACGTGAAGAGCTTGTGTTATAAGGATCAAAACTGATACAATTCAAATATTTGTCACTGTTGACTAAACACGTATATCAAGATAGTACCATGTCAGTGTTTTCTATGCGTTACGATAGTAGTGGTGAAAGaaaatccaattcaaatatCTCAACGTAAAAGGAAAATGTTTCACTTTGAAAGGAAAGACTCCAGCTAGCTATATGAGATCGAACTTCTTCCATCACTCTATCTACGATATTCATTGCACCATGATTGAAGTCTCCCTCCTGGGTTCCCGTGGTTCCTATGCCGCCCCATTTCCtggtccttttcttttagtgCTTCGACCCGAAGCGATAGCTTGACACGTTTTCCGTGGATAAGATGGCAGCGCTCCAACCCACTAAAGAATGGGACGGCAGTGGTCCGAATGAGCTCAGAAAGAGAAGGTAAGTCCTTGACCGTAATTCTTCCCATATAGAGAGATAAAGAAGATGCCTCTGTACATATTCTGGTACATTATTTGAATCCTTTCGATGTAGGAACCATAGCTCAGACTGATgatccctctctctccttagGTCACCCAAAGTCAAAAGGTTAGCTTGCTTATTTGGCTAAACCATCCAAACAAGACAAGAAAATACGGCACCGACATTCCCAATGGTAGTCAAGTTCACTGTAATAGGTTCTTTGAGCTATGATCCACTGTTGAATCAGCAGTAACGAAGTAAGTGAATTATTCATCGAGAACTTCCTATGGCATTCAGCCTTTCCCTTCAGCTTAGCGCCCTCACTTCCTCAGCCTGTCGGTCGGCCCGGGCGCCTAGAGGTGTGGTATGTACTCTTAGAACATATCTTTCGATAGTTTGACGAGCTCTTCATCAATGATACACTTGCGGAATTCGTTGCGAAGAGGCGGCTCGGTAGGGATGGAATGGTCAATCGTCAAGTCAAGGATGACTTCTTTGTTGGCGAAACGATGGGGGAGAGAAAGCACGCCAGTGATTCTCTGAGCCGGTCTTCATTTCCAAATGACAGcacctttttctcctccttgtCCAAACAGAAGGAATATGAGACAATTTGAGCTGGGCGGAAAGCCCATATCTCTCTTATCCATTTAGAACATATGGATCTATTTATAAGAAGCCCTATTTAAGACGGTTGTTGCCATCATTGTGTATGCGTCATGGCACCCACATCAAGTGATGCAGAAGGAAGATGAGGACAGGTATATTTATGCCATGCAGTCTGCACTCACTCTAACACAAACCCCAAAGGCTCCTAAGCTCCATCATTGACAAGGGACTTACCTCTTGGAGAGAATCCAAATCCAAGATGGATACCTGATTCACCAAACCATATGatttaaatagaaaataacaaaaatgcctttagaaattaactcaaataTTCTAGAACGTACCGTAAATAGGTGGTAAGATATACTATTTTGTAAgaataaaattagaaattatgtcttaaaaaatatgaagtgaTAGGTATTTGAAAACAAATAAAGTAGTTAAAAGTGACAAGTATTGAAAAACAGAAAGAGTACTTGTGAAGACAACTCTAAATCTTCAACGGCTGCATTTCCGCAACATGTCCAGCAAAACCACGCATCCAAGTATGAGCTACGACAGCATACCATTAGTGGGCACATTTGAGCTGGAGCAATACCGTGGCCGCTTCCATCAATACCATGGACTGCCACACTATAAATATGGCCAATGGCCCAACCAAAGGTACGCCTGTTAATGTGGCCAATACCATGTCGATAATGCCACACTTTGGAGATCATCCCTCAACTCCTGTTAGAGAACAGGCCGCTACTTCTTCCTAATGGTTGTAGGCACGCCATAACAAACAGGAGATGCGCCAATCAGAAGTGGAAGCCTGCAAGCACGCCTAGCTTCACTTAGATATGAAGTTATTCGACTCCGCTTTCAGCTGCAGCACTTGGTCCTATAATTTATCTGTTGCGACTTCTTCCCTCGTGTGCCTTTTCGTCTTGTACTACCATTTCCCTTGGCAGCAATATTCATGGATTCAAATTCTTGTGTTAGTTGGCAACTTTGTGAGCAACTGTTGTCATCTGCGGAACTTTCTTGCAACCATGAATGGAGCAAAGCTTTACTGAACCGATCAATATCCTTATCTGAAACATCCCAGAGATTTGCAACGACAGCAAGGGAACCAGCTAATAAATAGGACAGAGGGGCCCCTCGAGGAGCAAACTCCCTTTGCAATGCAGTGTTCCACTGCTGCATCCCATaagaagagcagcagcagcacagcaGCACAGTTATTCAACCAACTGCTGTTTTTGTTCTCCGCACTCGTATAACAGGTATCTAAACAATACCACTAAAGAAAGAGTATATGAACAATAATAGACAGTAACAGCATAAGCAACTGATTGTCAATGCCATTAGGCACTTTAAAACATTATTGGCTCTGGCACCACAAGCGAAGTAGTCCCCACTGATGTTGTATGTCACTGTGCTAGTACGTCTAACTAGTCATATAGCCTGAAGTCACACCATTTAGTGTAATCCAGTGACGAAAGATTTCAATAAAAGCTGGGCTCAGAGCATTTTATTTAAAAGAACTTCACTGGACGCTATGCCAGTACTATATTAGTAATTGAGCTTGGGCTACCACACAGTTAAAAAAGAACTTACCTGCGATGCATCAGGCTCGCAAtagggagagggggggggggggggaggcaacTACTGAAGGAATGGAACTTCAAATAACTGGGACACAAGTACTGATAAAAACATCCaacaaaatgaaaagaaaaaaactattaATCTTCTGGGAATACCACTTCCATGTCCAAAGTAGAGGAAAAGATCATGATTCATCAAAGCCAAGACCAGCTCTTCAGCTGTTTGAGCATCCCCATGCCTTCGTTTTTCGAGAGTTTGACACTCCATGCCATCGCTGACTGTGAGTGAAAGGTCATGGTTACCACCCTCCTTCTAAGGGTATGAGGTATTTCAGGTATTTTCACAAAAGAACTGACATGCTAGGACTTTTAAAAGCTTTAACCTCTTGTCATGGGCCATTCGCTGCCGGAGTCAGTTGATAGAGATCTAGTGATTTTAGTTCTTGATATCAATGTGCAGGCGAGCAACAAGATGGCTTTACTGGTAGctattatttttctcatgtgATTTAATATGCCAACATCATTGATATTTCTTAAGGCTTTTGAGTCTGCATGTAAATCTTGATAGAATCTTCGCTTGATTGCTTAATTTTCTGGTAGGGGTGAATATCGTGAATGCTGTTATCTATCATAT
Coding sequences:
- the LOC133919891 gene encoding uncharacterized protein LOC133919891 isoform X2; the protein is MARSARARRHVARHLRPNPYPIPSYRWKAMKDSNRKKILPAAHKMDWEDANCSVCMEYPHNAVLLLCSSHDKGCRPYMCGSSYRHSNCLDQFKKAYTKGALLEEVPANSVGSNLDSAPLTAGEKTESIDLACPLCRGKVKGWTVVEPARSYLNGKRRTCMQDGCSFVGTYKELSKHIKSEHPLAKPREVDPVLEQKWRLLEIERERQDALSTITATMGRAVVFGDYVLDLEDGVDLEDVESDADADADDGHGTENTRRMLLFIMRQVAQHHQNQRLQNANGASDSAEENYVMSSSANGTTPYPYPLEGEDEDGTVMTGGRSTDVLRPERRRRRHRRNRGRLFLGAN
- the LOC133919891 gene encoding uncharacterized protein LOC133919891 isoform X1 encodes the protein MVWAVGGLSSQYLRKLSPIFEEMARSARARRHVARHLRPNPYPIPSYRWKAMKDSNRKKILPAAHKMDWEDANCSVCMEYPHNAVLLLCSSHDKGCRPYMCGSSYRHSNCLDQFKKAYTKGALLEEVPANSVGSNLDSAPLTAGEKTESIDLACPLCRGKVKGWTVVEPARSYLNGKRRTCMQDGCSFVGTYKELSKHIKSEHPLAKPREVDPVLEQKWRLLEIERERQDALSTITATMGRAVVFGDYVLDLEDGVDLEDVESDADADADDGHGTENTRRMLLFIMRQVAQHHQNQRLQNANGASDSAEENYVMSSSANGTTPYPYPLEGEDEDGTVMTGGRSTDVLRPERRRRRHRRNRGRLFLGAN